In one Streptomyces marincola genomic region, the following are encoded:
- a CDS encoding winged helix-turn-helix domain-containing protein: MQEWTFLTNHAHVLLCVVRDPQARLRDVAEQVGITERAAQRIVADLVEAGYLEREREGRRNRYRMHAELPLRHPMDRDTAIGELLAVLIGTRIDPDQVA; encoded by the coding sequence ATGCAGGAGTGGACGTTTCTCACCAACCACGCCCACGTACTGCTGTGCGTGGTGCGGGATCCCCAGGCCCGGTTGCGGGATGTCGCCGAGCAGGTGGGCATCACCGAGCGGGCCGCACAGCGCATCGTGGCGGATCTCGTCGAAGCCGGGTACCTGGAACGAGAGCGCGAGGGGCGCCGCAACCGGTACCGGATGCACGCGGAGTTGCCGCTGCGCCATCCGATGGACCGCGACACCGCCATCGGAGAACTCCTGGCCGTGCTCATCGGCACCCGCATCGAC